A single Methanolobus sp. ZRKC5 DNA region contains:
- a CDS encoding cupin domain-containing protein encodes MIITSYKDAEKKDNPHGVTVHKLYDSEHAQVMHMQLKPGDALKKHTTPVDVFFYILEGEGIVEIGAEQQTVTKDMLIESPAKIPHRLMNESDSLFRFMVVKVPRQTEQTKMM; translated from the coding sequence ATGATAATAACAAGTTACAAGGATGCAGAGAAGAAAGACAATCCCCACGGAGTCACTGTACACAAGCTCTATGACAGCGAGCATGCACAGGTTATGCACATGCAACTCAAACCGGGTGATGCACTAAAGAAACACACAACTCCTGTTGATGTATTCTTTTACATCCTTGAAGGAGAGGGAATCGTAGAGATTGGTGCTGAACAGCAAACCGTCACTAAGGATATGCTTATAGAAAGCCCTGCAAAGATCCCTCACAGACTGATGAATGAAAGTGACAGTCTTTTCCGTTTCATGGTAGTTAAGGTGCCACGCCAGACCGAGCAGACGAAAATGATGTAA